One stretch of Streptomyces sp. NBC_00443 DNA includes these proteins:
- a CDS encoding DUF6194 family protein has protein sequence MTMDEIISFVDGLDGVLTLRPAPGDGTPDISWGDTFFYYAPDRVLPTTTQPFATIVTKNYPGDEASRLDRTDTFRVNVNAGKEAFVHWTGHAPREPATGEVDPGAADTVIAHPVYGTLGWLAVVNPGPCTASATRELLRAAHHLARSRHGRRSASTT, from the coding sequence ATGACCATGGACGAGATCATCAGCTTCGTGGACGGACTGGACGGCGTGCTGACCCTCAGGCCGGCACCGGGCGACGGCACGCCGGACATCAGCTGGGGCGACACGTTCTTCTACTACGCGCCCGATCGGGTGCTCCCGACGACGACCCAGCCGTTCGCGACGATCGTGACCAAGAACTACCCCGGCGACGAGGCGTCACGTCTCGACCGGACGGACACCTTCCGCGTGAACGTCAACGCCGGGAAGGAAGCGTTCGTCCACTGGACCGGTCACGCGCCCCGCGAACCAGCCACCGGCGAGGTCGACCCCGGCGCCGCTGACACCGTGATCGCGCACCCCGTCTACGGCACCCTCGGCTGGCTGGCAGTCGTGAACCCGGGCCCGTGCACAGCATCGGCGACCCGTGAGCTGCTGCGTGCGGCCCATCACTTGGCCCGCTCCCGCCATGGACGACGCAGCGCATCGACTACGTGA
- a CDS encoding MerR family transcriptional regulator, whose product MASLKWRDLRTVDIARRCGYSVQQVRNLERDGVLPPATRTATGYRVYGDVHLQSALAYRALAAGAGPTEAKGIVRAVHHSPAPQALALLDAAHARLDAERTELRLAQEAARAIAGEPIEDVRASDSMSVSDLAAALGVRPSTLRHWDAEELVVPNRDAARGTRRYTPAQVRDARIVHQLRRAGYRIAPLRALMPELRRARRSEDIASALAAREAGIATRSRALLEGAVALSAALTMVEASADTTERTSTRE is encoded by the coding sequence GTGGCAAGTCTAAAATGGCGCGATCTGCGCACCGTCGACATCGCGCGGCGTTGCGGGTACTCCGTCCAACAGGTGCGCAATCTCGAACGCGACGGTGTCCTTCCGCCGGCGACGCGCACGGCCACGGGCTACCGGGTCTACGGGGACGTGCATCTGCAGTCGGCGCTGGCCTACCGCGCCCTTGCAGCAGGCGCCGGTCCGACCGAGGCCAAGGGGATCGTGCGGGCCGTCCACCACTCCCCCGCCCCCCAGGCACTGGCCCTGCTCGACGCGGCCCACGCCCGGCTCGACGCGGAGCGCACGGAACTGAGGCTGGCCCAGGAGGCCGCCCGAGCCATCGCCGGTGAGCCGATCGAGGACGTACGGGCGTCGGACTCGATGAGCGTTTCCGACCTCGCCGCCGCTCTCGGCGTACGTCCTTCGACGCTGCGGCACTGGGATGCGGAGGAACTCGTCGTCCCGAACCGTGACGCCGCGCGTGGAACACGCCGGTACACGCCCGCCCAGGTCCGGGATGCGCGGATCGTGCACCAGCTGCGCAGGGCCGGCTACCGCATCGCACCCCTGCGGGCCCTCATGCCGGAGCTGCGCCGCGCCCGCCGATCGGAGGACATCGCCTCCGCGCTGGCGGCCAGAGAGGCCGGCATCGCAACTCGCTCCAGAGCGCTGCTCGAAGGTGCCGTCGCGCTCAGCGCCGCCCTCACAATGGTCGAGGCTTCGGCAGACACGACCGAGAGGACCAGCACCCGTGAGTGA
- the ku gene encoding non-homologous end joining protein Ku, with translation MARAIWTGVITFGLASVPVGLYTATEDHTVHFHQLQRGTADRIRNRRVNERTGKEVENKDIVKAFEAAEGEYVVIDPDELDEIAPGRSKAIEISDFVDLADMEPVYFARTYYVAPRGKEHLKVYELLRAALAEADKAGIATFVMRGRQYLTALRASDQVLVLQTLHWADEVRDPGKELPELPSGRAGRGKELDMALQLVDALSSEWEPARYHDTYQEKVRELVKAKAEGRDIALAEEAPEATNVVDLMDVLQHSLDQARSPGSGAAEQRKKQAAESPAQKSELRRMSKSELYQQASDQNVPGRSKMTRDQLIDALARAGRRGKKKAA, from the coding sequence ATGGCTCGTGCGATCTGGACAGGGGTGATCACGTTCGGGCTGGCCAGCGTGCCGGTCGGCCTGTACACCGCGACCGAGGACCACACCGTCCACTTCCACCAGCTGCAGCGCGGCACCGCCGACCGGATCCGCAACCGGCGGGTCAACGAGCGCACCGGCAAGGAAGTGGAGAACAAGGACATCGTCAAGGCCTTCGAGGCGGCCGAGGGCGAGTACGTCGTCATCGACCCCGACGAACTGGACGAGATCGCGCCGGGCCGCTCGAAGGCCATCGAGATCTCGGACTTCGTCGACCTGGCGGACATGGAGCCCGTGTACTTCGCCCGCACGTACTACGTCGCCCCGCGCGGCAAGGAACACCTGAAGGTGTACGAGCTGCTGCGCGCGGCGCTGGCCGAGGCGGACAAGGCGGGGATCGCGACCTTCGTGATGCGCGGCAGGCAGTACCTGACCGCGTTGCGCGCGTCGGACCAGGTCCTTGTCCTGCAGACCCTGCACTGGGCCGACGAGGTGCGCGACCCGGGCAAGGAACTGCCCGAGCTGCCCTCCGGCCGAGCCGGGCGCGGCAAGGAGCTGGACATGGCGTTGCAGCTGGTCGACGCGCTGAGCTCGGAATGGGAGCCCGCCCGCTACCACGACACCTACCAGGAGAAGGTGCGGGAGCTGGTCAAGGCGAAGGCCGAGGGCCGGGACATCGCCCTGGCCGAGGAAGCCCCCGAGGCGACCAACGTCGTCGACCTGATGGATGTCCTCCAGCACAGCCTCGACCAGGCCCGCTCCCCCGGGAGCGGCGCTGCGGAACAGCGCAAGAAGCAGGCCGCCGAGAGTCCGGCGCAGAAGAGCGAGCTGCGGCGGATGAGCAAGTCGGAGCTCTACCAGCAGGCCTCCGACCAAAATGTCCCCGGCCGCTCGAAGATGACCCGCGACCAGCTGATCGACGCCCTCGCCCGGGCGGGGCGCAGAGGAAAGAAGAAGGCTGCCTGA